CTGGATCGACGAGATGGCGCCGGTGGTGCCCCAATTGGCCGAACTCGGCCGCTAGGGGCAGTAGCTGGCGGTGGCCGCACCGAGCGCCTGCTGATAGAGCGGGTCCAGCGACCGTGCGGCCGTCACGGCCGCACGCGCCGAGGTCAGCGCCCTGGCACAGTCACCGCTCATCAGCACACCGCGCTGCGCGGCCATCTCGGCGACCATCTCGCGGTTGAACTCGTCGATCGCCGCCCGTGACCGGGTGAGGTCCGGCGCCGATTTCGGTGCGTGCGCCGGATCGAACTTCCACTGCGCGAAGCGTGTGTACTCCACCCCCTCGGTCGCGTGGATCTGATTCTCGAACGCGCGGCGGACGAAACTCTCGTCGAGTCCGCGTTTGTTGGCGTCGGCGGCGACCGCCTCGAGCACCTGGTTCGCGCGTGCGCTGTCCTCGATGGATCCTCCGTTCACCCACTTCGAGGCAGACACCGGATCAGCGGTCTGCAGGCGCTGTACGGCGGTGTCCACGAGTTTGTACAACGGACCTCCGTCCTCTGCGTGTGCCGGCGTGACGGCACCGGCCACACCGAGCGCGGCGGTCACGAGCGCGACGACGAAGCGTTGTGCGGCGATTCTCATCAGGAGGTTCCTGTCTCAATCAGGGCTGTGCATCGTGAAATCGGTGAAATCGAAGCCGGGCACCACGACGCAGCTGACCAGGGTCGGTTCGTCGTCGCGGGGCCGGGCCCGCTGCCAGTGTCCCGGTGGCACCAGCACCTGCGGCTGCTCGCCCGCGGTGATATCCGCGCCCAGCAGATGCGTTGTGGTATCGGCCATCTCGGCTCCCACCTCCAGGAGCAACGGGCTGCCGCGATGGTACAGCCACAACTCGGCGCTGCGGACGGTGTGCCATGCGGATTGCTGTCCCGGCATGAGCAGGAACAGGATCGCGGTGCCGGCGCTGCGCGGGCCGGTGTAGCCGTTGGGCAGCGTCATCTCAGGGATGGTCACCTCGCTGCGCCATGTCTCGGCGAACCAGCCGCCCTCGGGATGTGGGGACAGATCAAGCCGCTCTGCCCAATCGGGAAGTGTTGTCATCGCACAGAACTTTCTGCGTCGGGAACCGGGTCGATCGGACCCGCGCCCTGCCCTGGGCGAACGGTGTCGCTTGGGTGGATGCATGCGCACCTGTCCGCTGGAGTCCGAAAGATCTGTGGTTCGACGTTAGTTCGAGTCCAACATTCACGCAAGCGCGGATCGTTGGGAGGCAACGAAATCCGGCGCACAGCTGACGCGCAGCATCAGATCGGAGTCCTGATCGGTCCGACCTCGGCGGGGGCACTCGGAGCGGACCGCGCCACGCGAATCTGAGACGTCACCCCGTCCGGTACCGTCACCATCCTGCCTCCGGCACGGACAGCGCCTCGCGGAGCAGCGCTTTGCCTCGGTGCAGCCGTGACCCCACCGTCCCCACCGGGATTCCGAGCATGGCCGCGATCTCGGTGTTGCGGTAGTCGGCGACGCAGGCGTAGTAGACGATGTCACGCAATTCCGACGGCAACGTCCCCAGTGCGACAGCGGCATCGCCCGGCAGCGATCGCATGGCCTCCGCCTCGGCGGAATCCACCCAGCCCCGGCTCGCGGAGAGCGTGTCGACAGTGCCTCGCAGGTCGGCGATCTCGGCGTTGAGTTGCTCGGCGGGGCGGCGTTGGGCCGAGCGATGCCGGTCGATCCATGCGTTCGACATGATCCGCGCCAACCAGGCCTTGAGGTGATTTCCCTCGCGGTATCTCTCAAATGACATATACGCCTTGAGCAGGGTCTCCTGAACGAGATCCTCGGCATCGGCACGCTGATGCGTCAACCGGATGGCGTTGCGGATGAGGAAGTCCCTGACCGGTTCGGTCTCACGGACGAACCGTTCGTTGAGCGCGTTCGGACCGGTGATCGAGGCATCGGCGCAGAATGATGCAGTCATCGAAGCAATCTCCTTGATCGCTTGTGCGCGGGCTCTTTTCGATGAAGAGCCATCGACATGTACCGAGCCTCGGGCGCCGTTGCCCAGTGGCTTCGGGTGTCGGCCCCCGGACCGTCCCGGTGGCCGGTTCACGTTCGACCGTGACCGCTTGGGTCAGGGTGTGCTCGACTGCGACGGAAGCGGTGTGGCCGTGAAGACATTGGCTGCGTCCCATCGGTTCTTGACGTCGAGCAGCCGTCGGGTGTTGGGCCCGTATGCGGCATCGGCCTGCCCATGCTGCTCCGGCCCGATGAGATTCGGATAACCGCCCGGCAGCGCGTGGGGACTGAGTTCGCTGAAAAGCGATTGCGCCCAATGTCGATGCCGTGAGGCATCAGGATCGGATTTCTCCCAGGCGGCGATGATCTCGACCACGAGGTGTGGTGTCCGAAGGCCGAATGCGGTGTCGGTGACGCCGACGCGCGTCGGTGCACCATGGAAGTGATGAAGGGATATTGCGCTCATTTCACTCGTACGCGCCGAACCCGCGGCGACGAGCGCGTCGATCACCGGGGCCGACAATGCGTCGACGTTCACGGTGCGCAATTCGTAGTGACGGCCGCGGGGGACGAAGTCGTCGAGCAGGTGCATCTGAACGCTCGGCGGCATCGGGGCGATCTGCTCGAGCACCGGGCTACCGAGTCCACGCACCTCGCCGAGCCAGTGGTCGGCCGCGCCTGGGTCACCGGCCCAGGTCGGCGCGAGGAACACCACCGGTGCACCATCCGGAGCGGAGAGCACGCCGCACGCCACCGTCAGCGGGTCGGGCAGCGACGGCAGCAGCGCGTCATATCGGCGCAGCACGTCGGCTGCCTGCTCCCAGCCGAACATGAGTACGCCGGTGGTGATCGACGTGAGGGGATGCAGCCGGACTCGAAGTTGCGTCACCACACCGAAATTCGCACCGCCGCCGCGCAACGCCCAGAACAGGTCCGGTTCACTGTCGGCACTGGCGGCGACCAAGCTTCCGTCGGCCAGAACCACATGCGCTTCGATCATGTTGTCGAGACCGAGGCCCGCGATCCCGTTGAGGGGCCCGTAGCCCCCGCCGAGGGTGAATCCGACGAACCCCACGTCCCCGATGTTGCCCGACGCCGCGGTCAACCCGTGCGGCTCGGCGGCGCGAACCACGTCGTCGACGGTGGCACCACCCTCGACGACGGCTTCACACGCGGCAGGGTCGACGCGGACCTGCCGCATCGCCGTCAGATCGATGACCAGGCCGCCGTCGTTGAGGGATCGGCCGGCCCAGTCGTGCCCGCCACCTCGCACAGTGACCGCGACGCATCGGTCACGGGCGAACCGCACGGCCGTCTGAACGTCGGCCGACGACCGCGGGCGCACCACCACGGCGGGTCGTGCCGTCACCGCGCCATTCCAGAGGGTCACACCGTCGAGGTACTCGGGCGAGCCGGGCACGTGCACGCGTCCGGGCAGGGACCTCACAAGCTCGTCGACCGCGGTTGGGTGCGCTTCCAGCATCAGGACTCCCGAATTGGAGGATGGATTTACTCACTAGAGCTTTACTCTAGGAATTCCAGTTTGCACCTAACCGCAAGAGATGGCCACCCGGATCGTTACGCTGACGCCATGAGCGAACAGTCACGCGGGGTATCGCGGCGTGCCGAGTACGCCGAACTGACACGACGAGCAATCATCGACGCCGCACGTGAACTGTTCGCGCAACGCGGATATGCGCGCACCAAGGTCGACGACATCGCCTCTCGCGCACGCGTCTCGCCGGCAACCGTTTACGCCGTCGCGGGAGGCAAGCAGGGTCTGTTGCACACACTCGTCGACGAGTGGACACAGGCACCGGAAGTGGCCGAGGCATACGCCGCCATCAACGCCGCCGAGACAGCTGACGCGGTAATGGATCTCACCGCCGGCACG
This genomic window from Mycolicibacterium goodii contains:
- a CDS encoding chorismate mutase, with the translated sequence MRIAAQRFVVALVTAALGVAGAVTPAHAEDGGPLYKLVDTAVQRLQTADPVSASKWVNGGSIEDSARANQVLEAVAADANKRGLDESFVRRAFENQIHATEGVEYTRFAQWKFDPAHAPKSAPDLTRSRAAIDEFNREMVAEMAAQRGVLMSGDCARALTSARAAVTAARSLDPLYQQALGAATASYCP
- a CDS encoding cupin domain-containing protein produces the protein MTTLPDWAERLDLSPHPEGGWFAETWRSEVTIPEMTLPNGYTGPRSAGTAILFLLMPGQQSAWHTVRSAELWLYHRGSPLLLEVGAEMADTTTHLLGADITAGEQPQVLVPPGHWQRARPRDDEPTLVSCVVVPGFDFTDFTMHSPD
- a CDS encoding RNA polymerase sigma factor translates to MTASFCADASITGPNALNERFVRETEPVRDFLIRNAIRLTHQRADAEDLVQETLLKAYMSFERYREGNHLKAWLARIMSNAWIDRHRSAQRRPAEQLNAEIADLRGTVDTLSASRGWVDSAEAEAMRSLPGDAAVALGTLPSELRDIVYYACVADYRNTEIAAMLGIPVGTVGSRLHRGKALLREALSVPEAGW
- a CDS encoding FAD-binding oxidoreductase, producing MLEAHPTAVDELVRSLPGRVHVPGSPEYLDGVTLWNGAVTARPAVVVRPRSSADVQTAVRFARDRCVAVTVRGGGHDWAGRSLNDGGLVIDLTAMRQVRVDPAACEAVVEGGATVDDVVRAAEPHGLTAASGNIGDVGFVGFTLGGGYGPLNGIAGLGLDNMIEAHVVLADGSLVAASADSEPDLFWALRGGGANFGVVTQLRVRLHPLTSITTGVLMFGWEQAADVLRRYDALLPSLPDPLTVACGVLSAPDGAPVVFLAPTWAGDPGAADHWLGEVRGLGSPVLEQIAPMPPSVQMHLLDDFVPRGRHYELRTVNVDALSAPVIDALVAAGSARTSEMSAISLHHFHGAPTRVGVTDTAFGLRTPHLVVEIIAAWEKSDPDASRHRHWAQSLFSELSPHALPGGYPNLIGPEQHGQADAAYGPNTRRLLDVKNRWDAANVFTATPLPSQSSTP